A single Calidifontibacter indicus DNA region contains:
- the treS gene encoding maltose alpha-D-glucosyltransferase has protein sequence MSVQGFNLQQPGLKHDPQWFRKAVFYEVLVRAFGDSTGNGSGDFTGLINRLDYLQWLGVDCLWLPPFYASPLRDGGYDIADYKAVLPEFGTLPEFTELVSQAHARGIRIITDFVMNHTSDQHPWFQASRSDPEGPYGDYYVWSDTDDKYNEARIIFVDTEVSNWTFDPVRRQFFWHRFFSHQPDLNFENPKVQEEMFDIVRFWMDLGIDGFRLDAVPYLFEEEGHNGENHPKTHDFLVELRKMVDTEYPGRVLLAEANQMPHEVVDYFGTEEKPECHMCFHFPVMPRLYYALREEKATPIIKVLQETPPIPKGTQWGTFLRNHDELTLEMVTPEERAAMYGWYAPDPRMRANVGIRRRLATLLDNSRAETELIHALLLSLPGSPCLYYGDEIGMGDNIWLDDRDAVRTPMQWTPDRNAGFSSADPGKLYLPVISSLVYHHNNVNVEAQMAHSSSLLHWVREMLAIRANYPVFGLGDFVMREADNDSVLAFTRTIDPGDDEDDQIDVRTVLCLNNLSSSPQSVTVQLPPEFAGARLRDLFGGAHFPAVADDGKSTFTLGSRDFFWLSVRPDESK, from the coding sequence ATGAGCGTCCAGGGATTCAACCTGCAACAGCCCGGCCTGAAGCACGACCCGCAGTGGTTCCGCAAGGCGGTCTTCTACGAGGTGCTGGTGCGCGCCTTCGGTGACTCGACCGGCAACGGCTCGGGCGACTTCACCGGCCTCATCAACCGCCTCGACTACCTGCAGTGGCTGGGTGTCGACTGCCTGTGGCTGCCGCCGTTCTACGCCTCACCGCTGCGCGACGGCGGCTACGACATCGCCGACTACAAGGCGGTGCTGCCCGAGTTCGGCACACTGCCGGAGTTCACCGAACTCGTCTCGCAGGCGCACGCCCGCGGCATCCGGATCATCACCGACTTCGTGATGAACCACACCAGTGACCAGCACCCGTGGTTCCAGGCGTCGCGCAGCGACCCCGAGGGGCCGTACGGCGACTACTACGTGTGGTCCGACACCGACGACAAGTACAACGAGGCCCGCATCATCTTCGTCGACACCGAGGTGTCGAACTGGACCTTCGACCCGGTGCGCCGCCAGTTCTTCTGGCACCGCTTCTTCTCCCACCAGCCGGACCTCAACTTCGAGAACCCGAAGGTGCAGGAGGAGATGTTCGACATCGTGCGGTTCTGGATGGACCTCGGCATCGACGGGTTCCGTCTCGACGCCGTGCCCTACCTGTTCGAGGAGGAGGGGCACAACGGCGAGAACCACCCGAAGACGCACGACTTCCTCGTCGAGCTGCGCAAGATGGTCGACACCGAGTACCCCGGACGCGTGCTGCTCGCCGAGGCGAACCAGATGCCGCACGAGGTCGTCGACTACTTCGGCACCGAGGAGAAGCCGGAATGCCACATGTGCTTCCACTTCCCGGTGATGCCGCGGCTGTACTACGCGCTGCGCGAGGAGAAGGCGACCCCGATCATCAAGGTGCTCCAGGAGACCCCGCCGATCCCGAAGGGCACCCAGTGGGGCACCTTCCTGCGCAACCACGACGAGTTGACGCTGGAGATGGTCACGCCGGAGGAACGTGCCGCGATGTACGGCTGGTACGCCCCCGACCCGCGGATGCGGGCCAACGTCGGCATCCGGCGGCGGCTGGCGACGCTGCTCGACAACAGCCGCGCCGAGACCGAGTTGATCCACGCGCTCCTGCTCTCGCTGCCCGGCTCGCCCTGCCTGTACTACGGCGACGAGATCGGCATGGGCGACAACATCTGGCTCGACGACCGCGACGCGGTGCGCACCCCGATGCAGTGGACGCCCGACCGCAACGCCGGCTTCTCCAGTGCCGATCCGGGCAAGCTCTACCTGCCGGTGATCTCCTCGCTCGTCTACCACCACAACAACGTCAACGTGGAGGCGCAGATGGCGCACTCCTCCTCGCTGTTGCACTGGGTGCGCGAGATGCTCGCGATCCGGGCCAACTACCCCGTGTTCGGGTTGGGCGACTTCGTGATGCGCGAGGCCGACAACGACTCGGTGCTGGCCTTCACCCGCACCATCGACCCGGGCGACGACGAGGACGACCAGATCGACGTCCGCACGGTGCTGTGTCTGAACAACCTCTCCTCGAGCCCGCAGTCGGTCACCGTCCAGTTGCCACCGGAGTTCGCCGGTGCGCGGCTGCGCGACCTTTTCGGCGGAGCCCACTTCCCGGCCGTGGCCGATGACGGCAAGTCCACCTTCACCCTGGGTTCGCGTGACTTCTTCTGGTTGTCCGTGCGACCCGACGAAAGCAAGTGA
- the glgB gene encoding 1,4-alpha-glucan branching protein GlgB, which translates to MAILHKATLEPSKKALVEAWIGGQRWYTGKSGVPSLTQVGSYRFDDPDGEVGIEVLLLMDTSGATPVLFQVPLTYRGAPLEGAERALVGTTEHSALGTRWVYDGCHDPVFVTALLETILTGGRHADVSFEEGTQDRPEGVLPATVRVQGSGTRGRRMPTVLATRVLSGEQSNTSMIIDTQARDGEQRTVIVKLFRVVQDGLNPDVVLQSAISATGSTRVPATVGYLIGQWPDSSIGTGHAAGHLAFVQEFLPDVSDAWREALEAARADTDWTAKARELGVATAEVHGVLAQALPTAEVTPARADSVLGEMRRRYDVAARVHPAINQYRAAFEALLNSGSHANWPAMQRIHGDYHLGQVLDVPGRGWVLLDFEGEPLRPMRDRNTLDCPLRDVAGMLRSFDYAAASVEGDHTAWAASCRSAFLEGYEQTSGVHLADHEPLVTVFEADKAAYEVLYEAQNRPTWLPIPLGALDRLLGGSAHAQTAPAGTVTSAAPHTAGTSTAGFSTPSANPNDPNTKESVVSNGATDLPAAPRVDPAAAAAVLRGVHTDPHTVLGGQRDEHGPYIRALRPLAKSVAVQLADGTRVPMEHDADGVWAARIDSADEPDYRLVTVYDDGVEHIADDPFRFLPTLGQIDLHLLGEGRHENLWEILGAHLHTYAGPAGDVTGTSFAVWAPNALGVRVIGDFNQWDGFAHPMRRLGSTGVWEIFVPGVGAGTRYKFSVLCADRVWRSKADPMARRSETAPATASIVDQSQYEWGDDEWLADRSANDPHGRPMSIYEVHLGSWRQGQSYRDLAEHLVNYVRDLGFTHVEFMPVMEHPYPPSWGYHVTGYYAVNSRFGSPDDFKYLVDRLHQAGIGVILDWVPGHFATDEWALAKFDGTALYEHPDPRKGWHPQWGSYIFDYGRPQVRNFLVANAIYWLQEFHADGLRVDGVASMLYLDYARNAGEWVPNKYGGRENLEAVQLLQETNATAYRRVPGTVMIAEESTSWPGVTKPTSADGLGFGFKWNMGWMHDTLDYFAERPEHRQFHHHKLTFGLVYAFSEQFVLPISHDEVVHGKGSLLRKMPGDRWQQLANLRALLAHMWSHPGKQLLFMGSEFAQESEWADGRSLDWWLLDQPAHWGVHALVKDLNRRYREHPALWELDNDASGFQWVNANDEAGNTYSYLRFGAGAENERDVLLAVSNLSGIERADVRIGLPRKGIWKEVLNTDASGYGGSGVGNLGAVEATAQPADGQPYSASITLPPLSTVWFLAPDYVADEPDADEQGTTQQADEEAELASSAEGAQAASGQVVGAAPSTPAAPDAPAPEPATDSSTQETAGDPSAPDEGKQP; encoded by the coding sequence ATGGCCATCCTGCACAAGGCGACCCTGGAACCTTCGAAGAAGGCGCTCGTCGAGGCGTGGATCGGTGGGCAACGCTGGTACACAGGCAAATCCGGTGTTCCGTCGCTGACTCAGGTGGGTTCCTACCGGTTCGACGACCCGGACGGCGAGGTCGGCATCGAGGTGCTCCTGCTGATGGACACCTCGGGTGCGACACCGGTGCTTTTCCAGGTGCCGTTGACCTACCGCGGTGCACCCCTGGAGGGTGCGGAGCGCGCACTCGTCGGCACCACCGAGCACTCCGCGTTGGGCACCCGTTGGGTCTACGACGGCTGCCACGACCCGGTCTTCGTGACCGCGCTGCTCGAGACGATCCTGACCGGCGGGCGGCACGCCGACGTGTCGTTCGAGGAGGGCACGCAGGACCGCCCCGAGGGCGTGCTGCCGGCGACGGTTCGGGTGCAGGGCAGCGGCACCCGCGGACGGCGTATGCCGACGGTGTTGGCCACCCGGGTGCTGTCGGGTGAGCAGTCGAACACCTCGATGATCATCGACACGCAGGCGCGTGACGGCGAGCAGCGCACCGTCATCGTGAAGCTGTTCCGGGTGGTCCAGGACGGCCTCAACCCCGACGTCGTGCTGCAGTCGGCCATCTCGGCGACCGGCTCGACCCGGGTGCCGGCAACGGTCGGCTACCTCATCGGCCAGTGGCCCGACTCCAGCATCGGCACCGGTCACGCGGCCGGGCACCTCGCGTTCGTGCAGGAGTTCCTGCCCGACGTGAGCGACGCCTGGCGCGAAGCGCTCGAGGCCGCCCGCGCCGACACCGACTGGACGGCGAAGGCGCGCGAACTCGGGGTCGCCACCGCGGAGGTGCACGGGGTGCTCGCGCAGGCGTTGCCGACCGCCGAGGTCACGCCGGCGCGGGCCGACTCGGTGCTCGGCGAGATGCGTCGCCGGTATGACGTCGCCGCCCGGGTGCACCCGGCGATCAACCAGTACCGTGCCGCGTTCGAAGCGCTGCTGAACAGCGGGTCTCACGCGAATTGGCCTGCCATGCAACGGATTCACGGCGACTACCACCTCGGCCAAGTGCTCGATGTGCCCGGCCGCGGCTGGGTGCTGCTCGACTTCGAGGGCGAGCCGCTGCGGCCGATGCGCGACCGCAACACCCTCGACTGCCCGCTGCGCGACGTCGCCGGAATGCTGCGGTCGTTCGACTACGCCGCGGCGTCGGTCGAGGGCGATCACACCGCCTGGGCGGCCTCCTGCCGCTCGGCCTTCCTCGAGGGTTACGAGCAGACCTCCGGGGTGCACCTGGCCGACCACGAACCGCTGGTCACCGTGTTCGAGGCCGACAAGGCCGCCTACGAGGTGCTGTACGAGGCACAGAACCGCCCGACCTGGCTGCCGATCCCGCTGGGTGCCCTCGATCGGTTGTTGGGTGGCTCGGCGCACGCGCAGACCGCACCCGCGGGGACCGTTACGAGTGCTGCGCCCCACACCGCGGGCACGTCGACCGCGGGCTTTTCGACCCCGTCAGCGAACCCGAACGACCCGAACACGAAGGAGTCCGTCGTGAGCAACGGAGCCACCGATCTGCCCGCTGCCCCGCGTGTCGACCCGGCCGCTGCGGCGGCCGTGCTGCGCGGCGTGCACACCGACCCGCACACCGTGCTCGGCGGTCAGCGTGACGAGCACGGGCCGTACATCCGTGCGCTGCGTCCGCTCGCGAAATCCGTTGCGGTGCAACTGGCCGACGGCACCCGGGTGCCGATGGAGCATGACGCCGACGGCGTCTGGGCGGCCCGCATCGACTCCGCCGACGAGCCCGACTACCGACTGGTCACCGTCTACGACGACGGCGTCGAGCACATCGCCGACGACCCGTTCCGGTTCCTGCCCACCCTCGGGCAGATCGACCTGCACCTGCTCGGTGAGGGCCGGCACGAGAACCTCTGGGAGATCCTCGGCGCCCACCTGCACACCTACGCGGGGCCGGCCGGAGACGTCACCGGCACCTCGTTCGCCGTGTGGGCACCCAACGCACTCGGCGTGCGCGTCATCGGCGACTTCAACCAATGGGACGGTTTCGCCCACCCGATGCGCCGGCTCGGCAGCACCGGTGTGTGGGAGATCTTCGTGCCAGGCGTCGGTGCCGGCACCCGGTACAAGTTCTCGGTGCTGTGCGCCGACCGGGTGTGGCGCAGCAAGGCCGACCCGATGGCACGCCGTTCGGAGACCGCGCCCGCGACGGCGTCGATCGTCGACCAGTCGCAGTACGAATGGGGCGACGACGAGTGGCTCGCCGACCGTTCAGCGAACGACCCGCACGGTCGTCCGATGAGCATCTACGAGGTGCACCTCGGATCGTGGCGTCAGGGTCAGAGCTACCGCGACCTGGCCGAACATCTGGTCAACTACGTGCGCGACCTCGGCTTCACCCACGTCGAGTTCATGCCCGTGATGGAGCACCCGTACCCGCCGTCCTGGGGCTACCACGTCACCGGCTACTACGCGGTGAACTCCCGGTTCGGCTCCCCCGACGACTTCAAGTACCTCGTCGACCGGCTGCACCAGGCCGGCATCGGGGTCATCCTCGACTGGGTGCCCGGACACTTCGCCACCGACGAATGGGCATTGGCGAAGTTCGACGGCACCGCGCTCTACGAGCACCCCGACCCGCGCAAGGGCTGGCACCCGCAGTGGGGGTCGTACATCTTCGACTACGGCCGACCGCAGGTGCGCAACTTCCTGGTGGCCAACGCGATCTACTGGCTGCAGGAGTTCCACGCCGACGGCCTGCGCGTCGACGGCGTGGCCTCGATGCTCTACCTCGACTACGCCCGCAACGCCGGCGAGTGGGTGCCCAACAAGTACGGCGGCCGGGAGAACCTCGAAGCCGTCCAGTTGTTGCAGGAGACGAACGCGACGGCATACCGGCGGGTGCCGGGAACGGTGATGATCGCCGAGGAGTCGACGTCGTGGCCCGGTGTCACGAAGCCGACGAGCGCCGACGGACTCGGCTTCGGCTTCAAGTGGAACATGGGCTGGATGCACGACACGCTCGACTACTTCGCCGAGCGCCCCGAGCACCGGCAGTTCCACCACCACAAGCTGACCTTCGGTCTGGTCTACGCGTTCAGCGAGCAGTTCGTGCTGCCGATCAGCCACGACGAGGTCGTGCACGGCAAGGGGTCGCTGCTGCGCAAGATGCCGGGCGACCGGTGGCAGCAGTTGGCCAACCTGCGCGCCCTGCTGGCTCACATGTGGTCGCATCCGGGCAAGCAACTGTTGTTCATGGGTTCGGAGTTCGCCCAGGAGTCGGAGTGGGCCGACGGCCGCAGCCTCGACTGGTGGCTGCTCGACCAACCGGCGCACTGGGGCGTGCACGCGCTGGTCAAGGACCTCAACCGCCGCTACCGCGAGCACCCCGCGCTGTGGGAGTTGGACAACGACGCGTCCGGTTTCCAGTGGGTCAACGCCAACGACGAGGCCGGCAACACCTACTCCTACCTGCGCTTCGGCGCGGGTGCGGAGAACGAGCGCGACGTGCTGCTCGCGGTGAGCAACCTCAGCGGTATCGAGCGCGCCGACGTGCGAATCGGTTTGCCCCGCAAGGGAATTTGGAAGGAAGTGCTCAACACCGACGCGTCGGGCTACGGCGGTTCGGGCGTGGGCAACCTCGGCGCCGTCGAGGCGACGGCGCAGCCGGCGGACGGTCAGCCCTACTCCGCCTCGATCACCCTGCCGCCGCTGTCGACGGTGTGGTTCCTCGCTCCCGACTACGTGGCCGACGAGCCGGACGCCGACGAGCAGGGCACCACCCAGCAGGCGGACGAGGAAGCCGAGCTCGCGTCGTCG